The stretch of DNA ATTCTAGATTACTCACCACTGAAATTGAGGGAAAGACTTGCTTTCTAGGCACGTTATAATCCAGCCAAGTGTGACCCGCACCGTCAAAGAGCTGGTACGTTATGGGGTGAAGCTACACAGGGAGGTAGCAGGGTTTTTATTTTGACGGAACACAACCGTTCAAGAGGTTTGCAGATACATACTACAATCCAGTTACAAAAAAACTGGAGAAAAAGAAGGAAATTAAAAAATACTTCAAAAAAGTAAAGAAAGTACCAATGGATATAAAATTGACATTGGTACACCCAACACCCGAAATAAAGGAGTTGTTTGGGGAAAAAATATTAAAAAGATTTATAGAAGAAGTTATAATATAAACCCTACACAGTTTAGAGGAGTTCTCGTGTAGGGATGTAACATAACCTCTATTTTTTAATAATATAAAATATCAATGTAAAATCTTTAAAAACAAAATAAATGACAGAAAAAAGAATCATTGAATGTCTTGAAGAACGCATGATATTCCACATTTACAGGTACCAGGAGGACGGGTACCCTACATATGTTATCTCCCCGAAAGGGGAGAATATGTATGAGCTCTGGACTTACCCAGATCTCTTCACTGAATACATAGGCGTAAGCCAGGATTTCATTAGGATATTAGAAAAATTTAAAAAAGAAGGCTTCTTAATTAAGGCCTTCTAAATGCATACCCCCATAAGGGCAGGGGGGAAATCCATGAGGGTGCGCCCAAGAACCTCATAATAAAAAACTTAATAAAAACCTTTAAAAAACTTAATAAATATGAATAACACTAACACTATTTTAAAGGTTAAGCGTATTGTAGACGCTTTAACCTTAGAATTATACACTCCATTGAAAAAGGGAGTGTATATAGTAGAACCTTTCTCTACTGAGGCTGTAGTAGAGGAAGATGGAGGACTTCTAAGTAGAAAATTCTTAGAGGTCTATGATAATAAATACGGCCTAGATCTAAACACAAAAACTCAGATTAGATTAGATCTATCTAAGATAATACTGGAAAATGAAGACAAGATTCTCACAAAATGGATGAGAATTTTTGTTGACGGAAAATGGACGGTAAAAAACCTCCGTGTACTAAAAGTACACAATGAAGGTAGCTTGCTATGGGATAATCCTTTTTATGGGGCAATATCCTCATATGAGGATATCCATGAATGGATTGAGTTAGAAGACGGAAAATTCCTCAGAAAATCCTGGGGAAAATATGAGCCCAACCTATTAGTCATTTCTCCTATCCCATATATGGATTGGGAGAGTGTTGAAGGGGTAACCTTTAACCTGCCATTAAAGAAGGTTGAAATTCTTAGAGGGAGATTCTTTACCTCTAAGAAAGGAAGTAAAGTATTTGAAATTTTATCAGGGGATGCTCCTCACCTCCTGATAAAGGATTCGTGGGGGGGAGCATTTGAGAAGTCCAGAGGTGGAGTACTCCCTACCGATGGACTATACTACAGACAAGCCTCTTCCAATGGAGGGGGCCAAGGGAATGACTATGCAGTTGTTCCCAAAGAATGGAAGAAAAAAGTATCTCTAGATGAATTCTAGGGACACTGTATAGAAGAGGAGCTGTACTAAAATGAGTGCAGCTTCTTCTTTTCTACTACTCTATTTTTACAAACACACACACATTTTTTAAAATTAAAATTTAAAAAATAAAAATAATAACCATATTAAGTAATTACCATGAATTTAACTGCTCTTATAAATTCTTAACAACAGAAGATAATATAGAAGTGTTAAAAATATTTAAAAACAAAAAATCTATACATACCTGTGTAATTAGAATAGGTAGTGGAAAAAATACTGACTATGATTGGTGGAATATACTCCACTTACCTACAATATTTGGTGAAACAACTTTTAATGAAAATGGTTGGATGGAGATTGTAATACTGGAATAAGATTATTACTTATCTCTAAAAAATAAAAAATAAGGTGGAAGCGAGCATACCTTAATCACTTGCAAACACAAAAACACAAAAAACCATGTATACTAGAACTGTAAACTACAACGGAGTAATCCGTAAAGAAGTAGTCTTTGAAGCCAAAGTGCTTTCAATCAATCCAAATCCCAGAGAAAACACAAATGGGAAGTTGTATTATGTTTGTACCCTTGAGTTTGAGGATGTAAACGGAAACCTCCAAAAAACTTTTGGGATAATTTATGACTCCAACATACAATACGGAGTAGAACCTGGAGAATTTAAGATGTGTACAGCCAGGCTGGACGAAAATGAGAATGTATACATACAGGTAAGTCATTTGCCTTATGTAGAAGCAAATCTCATCACTCCTGAAGCATTTGGAGATTTGCTGGAAGCTCCTCAACCTGTGGTACAAAAGAAAGCTCCTACCACAAGGGTTAAAAAGTAATTAATCAAAGAAATACCTTCATTTTTAAGTGAACAGCCACTTATGGAATAATTCCCGCAAGGTAAAACTTACGGAATGAAGGTATTTCATATTTAAAGCAAAACACAAAAAACAACCAAAAACCCAAACATTATGCAAATTATCATAGAAATGGTAGATGGTTCTACCAAAGTTATCAATAATAAATTAAAAAAATTAAAAGATGCTTTAGATTTAATTCCTGAGACAGGGGTAAAAAAGAGCATCATAAAGACAGATAAATGGGAATCTATTAAAGAATATCCCGTAAAGAAAATAATCACCACACGCAAAATGTCCAAGCAAGAAAGGCTTGACATGATAAAACTACATAAAAGGGGACTACTATAGTCCCCTTATATTAAATTTAGGTTTTAAACAAACTTAAAAAAGGGAAACAATGGAAGCAAAAATTAATTTACAAGAAAGAGCAAAAGAAGCATTAATACAAAATAACCTAATAGGTACAGTAGTATTACCCACAGGTTCTGGAAAAAGCAAGATTGTATTAGACTTGATAAAACAATTTGACATCAAAGATGTTTTAGTTGTAGTACCAAGAAAGTTATTAGTAAAAAACTGGGAAAAAGAGATTGAGAAATTTTATCCAGAATTAAAAGAAAGAATAGAAATAGACACAATTCAAAGCAAGTACAAATTAGAAATAAAGAAAGACTTGCTAATATTAGATGAAATACACAAAATAGGGGAGAAATACAGTTTAATTCTATCCAACAATTGTAAGAAGATAGGATTAACTGGAACTCCAGATGAAGAGAATGAATTTAAAAAAGAAGTGTTGTATAAAGAAGTACCTATAATTTTCAGGGAAGAGACAAAAAACATAGAGAAGAAAGTTATAAATAAAACAAATGTAATTGTTTTAAAGTACGATTTAACAGATACACCTTTTAAGATAAAAAACATAAACACTACAGAAAAAAAACAATATCAATATTTAGAAAATTATATTGAAGAGATAAAGAAGGAGATCAAAAACAATTACAAAAACGAAGTCTATAGTAGAATAGATAAGACTATAGAAACGTTTAGTAATGGTATACTAAAATTACCTGATGAAGAGATAAACTACATAAAGAATTTAAAGGCATTAGATTTAGATACTCTATTAGCAGTAATAAACAATGCTTTAAACGATCAAACCATAAGTAAATCTCTTCAATACAGATTAAGAGCTATAAAAGGGGTAAATATAAGCTCTTTAGGGATAAAAGCTATAAATTTGCTAAAAAATCCAACAATAGACACAAACACCAAAATATTATTAGGAAAATACATTTGGGCAATAAAGAAAAGAAAGGAAATGTTGTGGATGTTAACAAGTTCAAAAGTTATAGCCAATTACCTAAAGAGAAAGTTATTAGAATCCCAAAACAATAGAGTTTTATTATTCAGCGAGTTAACGTCAAAAGCTAACGAACTATCTCCATACAGAGTACATTCAAAAGTAGGAGATAATATTAAAAAATCAAAAGAGATAAACAATGAGTTGATAGAAAAATTCAATAATGGCGAAATAAGAGAAATAGCTTCATGTTTAAGCATGACTTTAGGCTTAAACTTAGTAGGAGCTAACAATGCCATTATAGAATCATATTCCAGCAGTAACGTAAACTTTGTGCAAAAGAAAGGAAGATTACATAGATTGTTAGTAAATGAAGAAGCCACAATTTATGTAATAGTACCTAAAAACACACAAGCTGAGGTATGGTTTGAAAAGATGATAGCAGGCATTCCATATAAAGAGATATACATCAACAATGAAAATTATAAAGAAAAGATTGATGAATTAGTGGGTATAGCACCCACAGTTCTGTAGTAAGTTTTAAGACCAAAGGTAGAGAGGGTAAAAGCTCTCTACCTTTTTAAAATTGAGCATTATGGACTTTTTAAGGTTAAAGATAGATACATTAAAAAGAAAAAGAGCTTTAGAGCGATTAAATGATATGTATAAAAAAGGGTATAGAGATGCTTTAAATGATTTAGAAGAAGAATTAAAATATTTAGAACAAGACATATTAAACATATCAATATTAAGATATAGATTATTTGAGATAGATGGAGATTTATATAGATTTGGTGAGACTATAGATGACAAAAGAATATTAGTAATAAAATTAGGAGAGCCAATGGTATATAAAATAGTAGAGATATGATAAAAACCTACAAAGTAAATTTAAAACACTTTAAAGAGACCACATTAGATGAGATACATGAAAAAATAAGCAAGATGTCATTTGTATCAATAGATACTGAGACAGAAGGATTTTTCGATTTTAAGAATAAGATAATTTTATTACAGATAGGTAATAAAGATTATCAATTTGTAATAAACTATAAGAATTTAGATTTTTCAGAGATAAACATTATAAAAGATATATTAAAAGAAAAAGTTTTAATTTTTCATAATTCAAAATTTGATTTAAAGTTTTTGTATAATGAAAAATTTGATATAAGATATAACAACATAATAGACACTTTCATATTAGAATCTTTATTAATAGCTGGTGATGAGAATAAGTATAAATTAAGTTTAAAGGAGGTAGCAAAAAAATATTTAGATATAGATTTAGACAAGACAATAAGGGGTAAAATTCACAAAGGAATAGACAAAAGTGTAATAGAATATGCTGCTAATGACATAAAACATTTAGAAGACATAGCTAAAGCTCAATTAAAAATCATAAGAAAGTACAACATGCATGAATTAAGCAAATTAGAATGTAAGTTATCAGGAGTTTTAGCTAAAATGG from Ignavibacteria bacterium encodes:
- a CDS encoding DEAD/DEAH box helicase family protein — encoded protein: MEAKINLQERAKEALIQNNLIGTVVLPTGSGKSKIVLDLIKQFDIKDVLVVVPRKLLVKNWEKEIEKFYPELKERIEIDTIQSKYKLEIKKDLLILDEIHKIGEKYSLILSNNCKKIGLTGTPDEENEFKKEVLYKEVPIIFREETKNIEKKVINKTNVIVLKYDLTDTPFKIKNINTTEKKQYQYLENYIEEIKKEIKNNYKNEVYSRIDKTIETFSNGILKLPDEEINYIKNLKALDLDTLLAVINNALNDQTISKSLQYRLRAIKGVNISSLGIKAINLLKNPTIDTNTKILLGKYIWAIKKRKEMLWMLTSSKVIANYLKRKLLESQNNRVLLFSELTSKANELSPYRVHSKVGDNIKKSKEINNELIEKFNNGEIREIASCLSMTLGLNLVGANNAIIESYSSSNVNFVQKKGRLHRLLVNEEATIYVIVPKNTQAEVWFEKMIAGIPYKEIYINNENYKEKIDELVGIAPTVL